One part of the [Synechococcus] sp. NIES-970 genome encodes these proteins:
- a CDS encoding heat shock protein DnaJ-like protein, translated as MATSKSKKRPNINYVKEKIAHIAAKYKYDPEILLEFAEYVNGGKFTPVELSMQQLKNAVVKSFGCKNYQELKKNGNFKLYVKDENLKLNLKTSWKKIYREWVDIPESEKNDIGYGCINGIDIFKNFRPWEVFELNPREASVEDIKTAFRKLALTHHPDHGGDQKVFAQLQHMRDSLLAAY; from the coding sequence ATGGCCACAAGTAAGAGCAAAAAACGTCCTAATATTAATTATGTCAAGGAAAAAATAGCGCATATTGCTGCAAAGTATAAATATGATCCTGAAATATTGTTAGAGTTCGCTGAATATGTCAATGGCGGTAAATTTACTCCTGTTGAACTAAGTATGCAACAGCTTAAAAATGCTGTCGTGAAATCATTTGGTTGCAAAAATTACCAAGAACTCAAAAAAAATGGAAATTTCAAGCTTTATGTTAAAGATGAAAATTTGAAGTTAAACCTAAAAACGTCATGGAAAAAAATTTATCGTGAGTGGGTAGATATTCCAGAAAGCGAAAAAAATGATATTGGCTATGGTTGCATCAATGGAATTGATATATTTAAAAATTTTAGACCCTGGGAAGTCTTTGAACTGAATCCCCGAGAAGCATCTGTCGAAGATATCAAGACAGCTTTTCGAAAGCTAGCTTTAACACATCATCCCGATCATGGTGGAGATCAAAAAGTATTTGCACAACTCCAGCATATGCGAGATAGTCTTTTAGCAGCTTATTAA
- a CDS encoding DNA modification methyltransferase produces the protein MLGQFHELQRLQDDILKKLLHLNLALAEKEKNGENIVGPWAIDNPPTAN, from the coding sequence ATGCTGGGTCAATTTCATGAACTTCAGCGACTTCAAGACGATATCCTCAAAAAACTGCTCCACCTAAACCTCGCCCTCGCCGAAAAAGAAAAAAATGGCGAAAATATAGTTGGCCCCTGGGCGATCGATAATCCACCGACTGCAAATTAA
- a CDS encoding hypothetical protein (conserved hypothetical protein (DUF820)), translating to MNITLPLELTLENCNFSDEQFFQLCQQNKNFRFERNAQGDLAIMSPTGGETSERNASLTAQLWVWNQRSKRGKTFDSSGGFILPNGAMRSPDAAWIPLARWDALEPEAKTRFLPLCPDFVVELLSPTDSLPRTQAKLQEFIDNGTQLGWLINRATHQVEVYRPDQPVETLELPEFLNGETVLPDFQLDLSTIW from the coding sequence ATGAATATCACCCTCCCTTTAGAGCTGACCCTCGAAAACTGCAATTTCAGCGACGAACAATTCTTTCAGCTCTGCCAACAAAATAAAAACTTCCGTTTCGAGCGGAATGCCCAAGGAGATTTAGCGATTATGTCCCCCACCGGCGGCGAAACCAGCGAACGCAACGCCAGTCTAACGGCACAACTCTGGGTCTGGAATCAACGATCCAAACGGGGAAAAACGTTTGATTCCTCCGGCGGATTTATCCTACCCAATGGCGCAATGCGATCGCCTGATGCCGCCTGGATTCCTCTCGCTCGTTGGGACGCCCTGGAACCGGAAGCAAAGACGAGATTTTTACCCCTCTGCCCCGATTTTGTCGTTGAGCTGCTTTCACCGACAGATTCCCTGCCCCGCACCCAAGCCAAGTTACAGGAATTTATCGACAATGGGACGCAGCTCGGTTGGCTGATTAACCGGGCGACGCACCAGGTTGAAGTGTATCGCCCCGATCAACCTGTGGAAACGCTTGAGCTGCCGGAATTTCTGAATGGCGAAACTGTCCTGCCAGATTTTCAACTGGATTTGAGTACTATTTGGTAA
- a CDS encoding hypothetical protein (conserved hypothetical protein), which translates to MTEREQLIREIEQIPDYLVHKILKILLEERQEKFNLDQSEKLRPFGLCEGEFIVPDDFDEPLP; encoded by the coding sequence ATGACAGAAAGAGAACAATTGATTCGAGAAATTGAACAGATCCCCGATTATTTAGTTCATAAAATACTAAAAATCTTGTTAGAAGAAAGGCAAGAAAAATTCAATCTTGACCAGTCTGAAAAATTACGTCCTTTTGGATTATGTGAAGGAGAATTCATCGTTCCAGATGATTTTGATGAGCCATTGCCATAA
- a CDS encoding PilT protein domain protein, with translation MEILLDTHIFLWFLNKDSRLPIGIITAIRNPDNIVSLSVISIWEATIKHQLGKLPLPESPEIYLTEQRKRHGIDSLSITENTIKELIHLPNIHRDPFDRLLICHAKEKKLVFISQDPLVLKYLEVEFFQ, from the coding sequence ATGGAGATCTTGCTGGATACACATATTTTTCTCTGGTTTTTAAATAAAGATTCTCGTCTTCCCATAGGAATCATTACAGCTATCCGCAATCCAGATAACATTGTCTCTTTGAGTGTTATCTCAATTTGGGAAGCAACGATTAAACATCAGCTTGGTAAACTTCCTTTACCAGAATCTCCAGAAATATATTTAACAGAACAGAGAAAACGCCATGGTATCGATAGCTTATCAATTACAGAAAATACAATTAAAGAGTTGATTCACCTACCAAATATCCATCGTGATCCATTTGATCGTCTTCTGATTTGTCATGCTAAAGAAAAAAAGTTGGTTTTTATTAGTCAGGATCCTCTTGTTTTAAAATATCTAGAAGTTGAATTTTTCCAGTAA
- a CDS encoding ATP-binding protein of ABC transporter translates to MAAAAVSLDQVTKVFGKVPVVNQLSFDIQAGEMYGLLGPNGAGKSTTIRMLITLTEPTSGKIYIAGEDVMQNRAHAKRNIGVVLQQMSVDVDLTVWENLEFHGRLHHIPNPKRQRLIRQALEYVELSDRRDALVKTLSGGMKRRVQIARALLHEPKILFLDEPTVGLDPQTRRRLWEIIRNLNKSGMTILLTTHYMEEAATLCDRIGIMEAGRLIDEGTFEDLQAKHGKGLVVKQKGDRWEYKFFPTLQEAQNHLDSLPDKTSMMVRESNLEDIFVELTGRQLD, encoded by the coding sequence ATGGCAGCGGCGGCGGTTTCCCTCGATCAGGTCACAAAGGTTTTCGGTAAAGTGCCGGTGGTTAATCAGCTTTCTTTTGATATCCAAGCGGGCGAAATGTATGGGCTGCTGGGGCCAAACGGTGCTGGGAAGTCCACCACGATCCGGATGCTGATCACCCTGACAGAACCGACGAGTGGCAAAATTTACATCGCCGGGGAAGATGTCATGCAAAATCGCGCCCATGCCAAGCGCAATATCGGCGTGGTGTTGCAACAGATGAGTGTCGATGTGGATCTCACCGTCTGGGAAAATCTGGAGTTCCATGGCCGCCTGCACCATATCCCTAATCCCAAGCGCCAACGGCTGATCCGTCAAGCCTTAGAATATGTGGAACTGAGCGATCGCCGCGATGCCCTCGTTAAAACCCTATCGGGGGGGATGAAACGCCGCGTCCAGATCGCCCGGGCCCTATTGCATGAGCCGAAAATTCTCTTTCTCGATGAACCCACCGTTGGTCTGGATCCCCAAACTCGCCGCCGCCTCTGGGAAATTATCCGCAACCTCAACAAGAGCGGCATGACGATCCTGCTCACCACCCACTACATGGAAGAGGCCGCCACCTTGTGCGATCGCATTGGCATTATGGAAGCGGGTCGCTTGATTGATGAGGGTACTTTTGAAGACCTCCAGGCGAAACATGGCAAGGGATTAGTGGTGAAACAAAAAGGCGATCGCTGGGAATACAAATTTTTCCCGACCCTACAGGAAGCCCAAAATCACCTCGATAGCTTGCCCGATAAAACCAGCATGATGGTTCGTGAGTCGAATCTTGAAGATATTTTCGTCGAGCTTACCGGGCGGCAATTGGATTAA
- the glpQ gene encoding glycerophosphoryl diester phosphodiesterase has protein sequence MQSKFFPPSGHPLIFGHRGVVTDHQENTMAGFQKAIALGLDGVELDTFLTKDRELVVFHDLYTKRLTGVTGKITEMTWPEIQRLRIQPSLKVGRQLYEYAQPEKISRLEDVLAELRGKVLINIEMKAPRLNLQQRKTGIAVAQLLEKMHLQDEVFVTSFSLWSLFWLKLTHRPLEAGILYSPLVAKNPLLQRLAETRLLEKILDASLVSLNVNLFKKQTIQRLHQQQLAVGAWTIFSQKYRHDRPKHAQRELEQINRLVQGGVDYLITDDPQKLRSHLQSLQPSKVPSPAGD, from the coding sequence ATGCAATCAAAATTTTTTCCGCCCTCTGGACATCCTTTGATCTTCGGTCACCGGGGCGTTGTCACGGATCATCAGGAAAATACGATGGCCGGTTTCCAAAAGGCGATCGCCCTAGGCTTAGATGGCGTCGAGCTAGATACCTTTCTCACTAAGGATAGAGAGTTAGTCGTTTTTCATGACCTCTATACCAAGCGCCTCACCGGGGTCACCGGTAAAATCACAGAGATGACCTGGCCCGAAATCCAGCGTTTACGCATCCAGCCAAGCCTCAAAGTGGGCCGCCAGCTTTATGAATATGCCCAGCCCGAAAAAATTTCGCGTCTGGAGGATGTGCTGGCAGAATTACGGGGCAAGGTGCTGATCAATATCGAAATGAAAGCGCCCCGTCTCAACCTCCAACAGCGCAAAACGGGGATTGCTGTCGCCCAACTGCTCGAAAAAATGCACCTGCAAGACGAGGTTTTTGTGACATCTTTTAGCCTCTGGTCATTGTTCTGGCTAAAACTGACCCACCGCCCTCTTGAAGCGGGGATTCTCTATTCGCCTTTGGTCGCGAAAAATCCACTGCTGCAGCGCTTGGCGGAAACACGCCTCCTAGAAAAAATTCTGGATGCCAGTTTAGTCAGCCTCAATGTCAATCTGTTTAAAAAACAAACCATTCAACGGCTCCATCAGCAACAGTTGGCCGTGGGCGCCTGGACGATTTTTTCGCAGAAATATCGCCATGACCGCCCAAAGCATGCACAGCGGGAACTCGAACAAATCAATCGCTTGGTCCAAGGGGGGGTCGATTATTTGATTACCGATGACCCCCAGAAATTGCGATCGCATCTCCAAAGTCTCCAGCCCAGCAAGGTGCCATCTCCTGCGGGAGATTAG
- a CDS encoding ribosomal large chain pseudouridine synthase A — MDLFARNLLLKNTLAAMTAPLFAYEPQPGFDHVTAWYEGVCPATKQLCRLPRTKQAEAIAQQLMAELQKDPAFSWEGKMYGVLLGETPTGETVFLKAFSGLLQGEKVRPGWVPPMDGGDRLILEEQEILAQLRQIRQDIHQLETLPERETYQTLQQQWQAKIARFNQERRQKKQTRQQKRDFYQANFTGAALTEALANLQEESRQESNHKQDLKRARDQEIKPLEAIIQKADHQLQALRQRRKTLSRNLQKQMHRVYRLKNFHGESKAIADLFPTGLPTGTGDCCAPKLLNYAAKHQLKPVAMAEFWWGRDQGDKQVGNFYLACTERCQPILGFLLSGLGGSSFQKILTAPEMPLEIIYEDHSLIAIHKPAGLPSIPGRSSHTYDSAFSRLRRDLNNIFLVHRLDQDTSGILLFAKTAEAQQHLQTQFRARTVQKEYEALLERPIQRQTGKITLPLWADPGDRPRQKVDVNRGKPSETQFTRLDSHRLRLKPITGRTHQLRVHCAHPEGLNNPILGDRLYGKLTAHRLHLQAIALSFTHPQTGTLIQLRKNTEF, encoded by the coding sequence ATGGACCTCTTTGCTCGTAATTTGTTATTAAAAAATACCCTGGCTGCCATGACTGCTCCTCTGTTTGCCTACGAACCACAACCGGGTTTTGATCACGTCACCGCTTGGTATGAGGGGGTTTGTCCGGCAACGAAACAGTTGTGTCGTTTACCGCGCACCAAGCAGGCGGAGGCGATCGCCCAACAGCTCATGGCCGAACTACAAAAGGATCCAGCCTTTAGTTGGGAAGGAAAAATGTATGGGGTGCTGTTAGGGGAAACGCCCACGGGGGAAACGGTTTTTCTCAAGGCTTTTTCGGGCTTATTGCAAGGAGAAAAAGTCCGCCCCGGTTGGGTTCCCCCCATGGATGGAGGCGATCGCCTAATTTTAGAAGAGCAGGAAATCCTCGCCCAATTGCGTCAGATTCGCCAAGACATTCACCAGCTCGAAACCCTGCCAGAGCGGGAAACCTATCAAACCTTACAACAACAATGGCAGGCTAAGATCGCGCGCTTTAACCAGGAACGCCGCCAAAAAAAACAAACCAGGCAACAAAAGCGAGATTTTTACCAAGCTAATTTTACCGGGGCTGCCCTGACCGAAGCCCTGGCGAATTTACAAGAAGAAAGCCGCCAGGAAAGCAATCATAAGCAGGATTTAAAACGGGCCAGAGACCAGGAGATCAAACCCCTCGAGGCGATAATCCAAAAGGCCGACCATCAACTACAAGCCCTCCGTCAGCGCCGCAAAACCCTATCGCGCAATCTCCAAAAACAAATGCACCGGGTTTATCGCCTGAAAAATTTCCACGGGGAATCGAAGGCGATCGCCGATCTGTTTCCCACAGGTTTACCCACGGGCACGGGGGATTGCTGCGCCCCCAAGTTGCTGAACTACGCCGCAAAGCACCAGCTTAAACCCGTGGCCATGGCGGAATTTTGGTGGGGCCGAGACCAAGGCGATAAACAGGTAGGCAACTTTTATCTCGCCTGCACAGAACGCTGCCAACCGATCCTCGGCTTTTTGCTCTCTGGTCTGGGGGGAAGCTCCTTCCAAAAGATTCTCACCGCCCCAGAAATGCCCCTAGAGATTATCTACGAAGACCACAGTCTGATTGCGATCCATAAACCTGCGGGTCTGCCGTCGATTCCGGGGCGCAGTAGCCACACCTATGACAGTGCTTTTTCGCGCCTGCGCCGGGATTTAAACAATATTTTCCTGGTGCATCGTCTCGACCAAGACACCTCTGGCATCTTGCTCTTTGCAAAAACGGCCGAGGCCCAGCAACATTTACAAACCCAATTTCGCGCCCGCACGGTGCAAAAAGAATATGAAGCCTTGTTAGAACGACCGATTCAGCGCCAGACAGGAAAAATTACCCTGCCCCTCTGGGCCGACCCAGGCGATCGCCCCCGGCAAAAAGTCGATGTGAACCGGGGCAAACCGAGCGAAACTCAATTCACCAGATTAGACAGCCACCGTCTCAGACTCAAGCCCATCACTGGACGCACCCACCAGCTGCGGGTCCACTGCGCCCACCCCGAGGGGTTAAACAATCCAATTTTAGGCGATCGCCTCTACGGAAAATTGACCGCCCATCGCCTTCATCTCCAGGCGATCGCCCTCAGCTTTACACATCCCCAAACAGGCACTTTAATTCAACTCCGTAAAAATACTGAATTTTAA
- a CDS encoding histidine kinase response regulator hybrid protein: MSNQDSYLKYKGDILIVDDVPENLQLLSEILSENGHEVRQVINGYQALKAITADPPDLVLLDIKMPVLDGYTVCQKLKANPVTAKIPIVFISALNDVFDKVKAFTLGGVDYINKPFDMHEVLVRVENQLKILRNAQELEEKNKELERINKDLKSFNYMVSHDLRRPLTKLLGFCEILLDENTNLDAETLEMLDIIATSAKEMSSIIAELMRLAEIKEKKLSLETLNMSTIAVEIIQQLQFENPERQVEVTIEPDLFVIGDHALLRVALENLLENAWKYSSKVTTAKIQFHKISAQTYCIQDNGAGFQTENQEELFLPFKRLHNQSDFSGTGIGLAIVKRIIEVHRGDIWAEGEPDQGAKFYFTLGIL; the protein is encoded by the coding sequence ATGAGCAATCAAGATTCTTATCTTAAGTACAAAGGCGATATTTTAATCGTTGATGATGTACCAGAAAATCTGCAGCTCCTCTCGGAAATTTTGTCAGAGAATGGCCATGAGGTGCGCCAGGTCATTAATGGCTACCAAGCCCTCAAAGCGATCACTGCCGACCCCCCTGATTTGGTTCTTCTAGACATCAAAATGCCTGTACTCGATGGCTATACTGTTTGCCAAAAACTCAAAGCAAATCCAGTTACAGCAAAAATTCCAATTGTTTTTATTAGTGCTCTCAATGATGTTTTTGATAAAGTCAAAGCATTTACCCTCGGGGGGGTAGACTACATCAACAAACCCTTTGATATGCATGAGGTTTTAGTACGAGTTGAAAATCAGCTAAAAATCCTGAGAAATGCCCAAGAATTAGAAGAAAAAAACAAAGAATTAGAGCGCATCAATAAAGATCTAAAATCTTTTAATTACATGGTCTCCCATGATCTTCGTCGTCCCCTCACTAAGCTGCTCGGATTTTGCGAAATACTACTCGATGAAAACACAAATCTTGACGCTGAAACCTTGGAAATGCTAGACATTATTGCCACTTCTGCTAAGGAAATGAGTAGTATTATTGCTGAGTTGATGCGACTAGCAGAAATCAAAGAAAAAAAACTCAGTCTTGAAACTTTAAATATGAGCACCATTGCTGTAGAAATCATACAGCAGTTGCAGTTTGAAAATCCAGAACGACAGGTTGAGGTCACCATCGAACCTGATTTATTTGTTATTGGTGATCATGCTCTTCTCAGGGTTGCCTTGGAAAACCTACTAGAAAATGCCTGGAAATACAGCAGTAAAGTGACAACTGCAAAAATTCAATTTCATAAAATTTCAGCTCAAACCTACTGTATTCAAGATAATGGCGCAGGTTTTCAAACAGAAAATCAAGAAGAGTTATTTCTCCCTTTTAAAAGACTCCATAATCAGTCAGACTTTTCTGGTACGGGTATTGGCTTAGCGATTGTCAAGCGAATTATTGAAGTGCATCGTGGTGATATTTGGGCAGAAGGGGAACCCGACCAAGGTGCAAAATTTTATTTTACCTTGGGAATTCTATAG
- a CDS encoding hypothetical protein (conserved hypothetical protein), with protein sequence MSSANTTKKYSDRQITAWLRGLLTIAWADGQFDPEEQELITRLTQDELAPHGDLGELKTITGPDLAAELGEDHHTRENFLRTAVMMAIADGVYSVVEADQIKAFGRALGIDLSALQSLEATLYDPAQITTETPQPEVQIDALKPIRNWLDGMDIDDPRLARFICKMVPPQCPFERDIKLFGKKIVHIPPMCKLNPLYEQLVGLRFRSLSYLADDCQEDITEFI encoded by the coding sequence ATGAGTTCTGCTAACACAACAAAAAAATATAGCGATCGCCAAATTACCGCCTGGCTCCGGGGACTGCTCACCATCGCCTGGGCTGATGGCCAATTTGATCCAGAAGAGCAAGAATTAATCACCCGTTTAACCCAGGATGAGTTAGCTCCCCATGGTGATTTAGGCGAGCTCAAAACAATTACAGGGCCCGACCTCGCCGCTGAACTCGGAGAAGATCACCATACCCGAGAAAATTTTCTACGCACAGCAGTGATGATGGCGATCGCCGATGGTGTTTATTCCGTCGTCGAAGCAGATCAAATCAAGGCTTTTGGGAGGGCCCTAGGAATAGATCTGTCGGCGCTCCAGAGCCTCGAAGCCACCCTCTATGACCCAGCGCAAATCACCACCGAAACTCCCCAGCCAGAAGTACAGATTGATGCCCTTAAGCCTATCCGTAATTGGCTCGACGGTATGGACATTGATGATCCCCGCCTTGCCCGCTTCATTTGTAAGATGGTGCCGCCCCAATGTCCTTTTGAACGGGATATCAAACTCTTCGGGAAAAAAATTGTCCACATTCCGCCGATGTGCAAGCTGAATCCCCTCTATGAGCAACTTGTGGGTCTGCGCTTTCGTTCTCTGTCCTATCTTGCCGATGACTGTCAAGAAGATATCACGGAATTTATTTGA
- a CDS encoding hypothetical protein (conserved hypothetical protein) produces the protein MDILEMLRQDYQRFPRDQTFSLYSADVFFQDPLNRFRGRKRYEKMIAFLARWFRNIHLELHDLRQDQRTIRSDWTLSMTCPLPWQPRLQITGYSLLELNDQNLIIAHVDHWRSPPVKILQQIFQS, from the coding sequence ATGGATATTCTTGAGATGTTGCGCCAGGATTACCAGCGTTTTCCCCGAGATCAAACCTTTAGTCTCTATAGCGCTGATGTCTTTTTTCAAGATCCCCTCAATCGCTTTCGGGGTCGAAAACGCTATGAAAAAATGATTGCATTTCTGGCACGGTGGTTTCGCAATATTCATTTAGAACTTCATGATCTCCGCCAGGATCAGCGCACTATTCGCAGCGATTGGACCCTTTCGATGACTTGCCCTTTACCCTGGCAGCCCCGTCTTCAGATTACGGGCTACAGTCTCCTGGAATTAAATGATCAAAACCTGATCATTGCTCACGTTGACCATTGGCGATCGCCTCCGGTAAAAATTCTCCAGCAAATTTTTCAGTCGTAA
- a CDS encoding hypothetical protein (conserved hypothetical protein) has protein sequence MSISASSSQLITDPLHSPFPIPWQWILETQAAVAAGQHNGAEVYRSPLLTNGRQQYAAYSRIHLELRPCLQQSRINSIVFVENLQTGVLSTVVTQSPLAPHPFQEAPHTDTPGTISLLMPISWSADGQRLLARQFEGYFGSGVMSDFAVVWDAKSQQSHTLQPHIEGEYSHAILLGWSERYAKDVLFQTGIMGQDDWPIWRVSLDGDTNLATEDHGVVYGDPLTYAWSGSEGNLNI, from the coding sequence ATGTCTATATCTGCCTCCTCTTCCCAGCTGATTACAGATCCACTCCACAGTCCTTTCCCGATCCCCTGGCAATGGATCTTAGAGACCCAGGCAGCGGTGGCTGCAGGCCAGCATAATGGCGCAGAGGTCTATCGCAGTCCCCTTTTGACGAATGGCCGTCAACAATATGCTGCCTACAGTCGTATCCACTTAGAATTACGGCCTTGTCTCCAACAAAGTCGTATCAATAGCATCGTATTTGTCGAAAACTTACAGACAGGGGTCCTCAGCACCGTTGTCACCCAATCACCCCTAGCGCCCCACCCCTTCCAAGAAGCCCCGCACACTGATACACCAGGCACTATTTCACTCTTGATGCCTATTTCTTGGTCTGCGGATGGCCAGCGGCTCCTGGCGAGGCAATTTGAAGGTTATTTTGGCAGTGGTGTAATGTCTGATTTTGCCGTGGTTTGGGATGCCAAGAGTCAACAGAGTCACACTCTCCAGCCACACATCGAAGGGGAATATAGCCATGCGATTTTATTGGGTTGGAGTGAGCGCTATGCCAAGGATGTATTGTTTCAAACAGGCATCATGGGCCAGGATGACTGGCCTATCTGGCGGGTCAGTCTCGATGGTGATACCAATTTAGCAACGGAAGACCACGGAGTGGTGTACGGAGATCCTCTCACCTATGCTTGGTCAGGGAGTGAAGGGAATCTTAACATTTAG
- a CDS encoding hypothetical protein (conserved hypothetical protein TIGR00701): MTQFWSAIAPQAYFWFKAFHIIGVVVWFAGLFYLVRLFVYHAEAEQEPEPARSILKKQYELMEKRLYNIITQPGMFVTVAMAIAIVSTEPAILKSWWLHAKLALVALLLVYHFFCGRIMGQLAAGTCTWSGQQFRALNEAPTLLLVTIVMLAVFKNNLPLNWTGGLILALIVFMAAAIQLYAKKRRQDQEKLREAQSQVATSNP; encoded by the coding sequence ATGACACAGTTTTGGTCAGCGATCGCTCCCCAGGCTTACTTTTGGTTTAAGGCATTTCACATTATCGGTGTGGTGGTGTGGTTTGCCGGGTTGTTCTATCTGGTGCGTCTTTTTGTTTACCATGCCGAGGCCGAACAGGAACCCGAACCCGCCCGGAGCATCCTGAAAAAGCAATACGAATTAATGGAAAAACGCCTCTATAACATCATTACCCAACCGGGAATGTTTGTGACCGTCGCCATGGCGATCGCCATTGTTAGCACCGAGCCCGCGATCTTAAAATCCTGGTGGCTCCATGCCAAGCTTGCACTCGTGGCCCTGCTATTGGTCTACCACTTTTTCTGTGGGCGGATCATGGGTCAACTAGCAGCTGGCACTTGCACCTGGAGTGGTCAACAATTCCGCGCCCTCAACGAAGCCCCAACCCTTCTTTTAGTAACCATTGTGATGCTAGCAGTCTTTAAAAATAATTTGCCCCTCAACTGGACTGGTGGGTTGATTCTTGCCCTGATTGTTTTCATGGCCGCAGCAATCCAGCTTTATGCGAAAAAACGGCGCCAAGACCAAGAAAAACTCCGGGAAGCCCAAAGTCAAGTGGCGACTTCCAATCCATAG
- the aroA gene encoding 3-phosphoshikimate 1-carboxyvinyltransferase, producing the protein MIHLETVSSHQQLTITPPVSGVSLQGRIRIPGDKSISHRALMLGAIAQGETIIEGLLLGEDPRSTAACFSAMGAKISELNETEVRVEGIGLGNLQEPDNVLDAGNSGTTMRLMLGLLASSPGKFFAVTGDHSLRSRPMSRVVNPLKEMGAQIWGKKGNTLAPLAIQGQQLKGIHYHSPIASAQVKSCVLLAGLLADSPTTVTEPALSRDHSERMLRAFGAHLTIDPETNSVTLEPHPTLIGQKVIVPGDISSAAFWLVAAAITPDSDLTIENVGINPTRTGILEALELMGADIALENVREVAGEPVADLRVKYSQLKGCTIGGAIIPRLIDEIPILAVAACFATGTTLIKDAEELRVKESDRLAVMATELSKMGAQIIEHPDGLEITGGKTLQGAETDSYTDHRIAMSLAIAALNAQGATQIYRAEAASISYPTFVETLTGVCQAG; encoded by the coding sequence ATGATTCACCTCGAAACCGTTTCTTCCCACCAGCAGCTCACGATTACCCCACCCGTTTCAGGGGTGAGTTTGCAGGGAAGAATTCGGATTCCGGGGGACAAATCCATTTCCCACCGGGCGTTGATGTTGGGGGCGATCGCCCAGGGGGAAACCATTATTGAAGGTTTGCTTTTAGGAGAAGATCCCCGGAGTACGGCGGCCTGTTTTTCGGCGATGGGGGCAAAAATTTCTGAACTCAATGAAACCGAGGTGCGAGTTGAGGGGATCGGTCTGGGGAATCTCCAGGAACCGGACAATGTTTTAGATGCGGGCAACTCCGGCACAACCATGCGTTTAATGCTTGGGCTGTTGGCCTCTTCGCCGGGGAAATTTTTCGCCGTCACCGGAGATCATTCCTTGCGATCGCGGCCCATGTCCCGGGTGGTCAATCCCCTTAAGGAAATGGGCGCCCAAATCTGGGGTAAAAAAGGCAATACCCTTGCGCCCCTCGCCATTCAAGGGCAGCAACTCAAGGGCATTCACTACCACTCTCCCATTGCGTCAGCCCAGGTCAAATCCTGCGTGCTCTTAGCGGGCCTTTTGGCCGATAGTCCCACCACTGTCACAGAACCGGCCCTTTCCCGGGATCACAGTGAACGGATGCTCCGCGCTTTCGGTGCCCACCTCACCATTGACCCCGAAACCAACAGTGTTACCCTCGAACCTCACCCCACTTTGATCGGCCAAAAAGTAATTGTTCCTGGAGACATCAGTTCAGCGGCCTTTTGGTTGGTGGCGGCGGCGATTACTCCAGACTCTGACCTAACCATTGAAAATGTAGGTATTAATCCGACCCGCACCGGCATTCTCGAAGCGCTGGAGCTGATGGGGGCCGATATTGCCTTAGAAAATGTGCGGGAAGTGGCCGGGGAACCAGTGGCCGATCTGCGGGTGAAATATTCCCAGCTTAAGGGCTGCACCATCGGCGGCGCGATTATTCCTCGCTTAATTGATGAAATTCCCATCCTGGCTGTGGCCGCTTGTTTCGCCACTGGGACAACCCTCATTAAAGATGCGGAGGAATTACGGGTCAAAGAGAGCGATCGCCTGGCGGTGATGGCCACAGAGCTCTCGAAAATGGGAGCCCAAATCATTGAACATCCCGACGGTTTAGAAATTACTGGCGGAAAAACGCTGCAAGGCGCCGAAACCGATAGCTACACCGACCATCGCATTGCGATGAGTTTGGCGATCGCCGCCCTCAATGCCCAAGGCGCCACCCAGATTTATCGAGCTGAAGCCGCTTCTATTTCTTACCCCACCTTCGTAGAAACCCTCACGGGCGTGTGTCAGGCAGGGTAG